Within Methanomicrobiales archaeon, the genomic segment ATTCTGCTCTTTATGGCAGGATACATTTTCCCGTTATCTGTTAAAAGGATCCAGGTGATGACCTGCATTAACTCATTATCTCACAGGAAGATGTCTTCATGACTCCTGTTAGAGGTTCATCGAGAACCTCTTCAGCTTCCCTTGGATTGCTATAGTACCTCTTGTACTTTCCATCTTTCTCGATGCGCACCAGCTGCGCTTTATGCAGCCGCGCCATATGCCAGGTCACGGATGGGCCGGATATGTCGATCATTGTGGCGATATCCTTTCGTGATAGTCCCGGATTTCGGATAAGCAGATTGACAATAGCCTTTTCAGTGTCATTATCGAGATGATTTTCATTGGTATTCGTTCCAGGCGGGATTCCCCCGACATTTCTGTAATATCGCTTGAGTCCTCGTTCTCGATGGGAAATCACTTTACCGGTTACCTGCAATATTTTGAGGTGATACTGTACAGTGCCACTGTTCAATCCAGTTTCCTGAGATATCGCACTGACATGCATCCCAGGCTGATTTTTTATTGTTTCGTATATTTTCAACCGATTTTCATTTTCCAATGTGTTCTTCCTGAATACTCTCCTGTATCCAAGATACGACCACAAACCGATAGACGCGATTATTTCGAATGGAAGGGGAATAACGGCAGAAAGAGACGATAACAGATCAAATAGCATGGCATGGATTGGTGGATTTAGAATCGTAGCAGGATACGTATTGTCGATCTCGCTCGCAGGGAAATTAACGGATGAAGACCGTGTATCGTCTGTGCTGGCATATTCATAGGCAATGAGGCACATTGTGCCCATGAAAAAAACGAGCAAAAACACCTTCCACCTCATTTATTTTACCCTCCTTATCATCATGGGAGAAGTTATCTTTATGAAGCAGATAGAAGATTTCAAAGATCTGTAAACGCTTTGAGATCCTCGACTGCGGAGAAGGTATACCATTGTCAATAACTAATTCTCAGGTTGCAGCAAAATATTATTTGTTGTTGATAGGATTCACCGCTCCGATGAATTTAAACAGTCAGGTGGATGTTGACGATATTAAAGAAAATTGGCGATTTCCGGCGTTTAAATACTAAATTCTCAGTCGAATCTTTTCTCTCTTAAAAAAGGGACCTTATTCAAGATCCCATTGAAAAAAGGGATTCAATCTACAGAAAAATAGTAATACTCCGTCCCTGCTACCCGCTCTCCGTATACCTTGAAGGTCCATGTGCCAGGATAGTTGCCGGGATTCGATATGGTTCTCAAAATATCAGCATGCAGCCAGTAATCGTCTCCATCACGATACGGACCATAGACCGGTCCTCCGTTAGGGGCATAGATGGTCAACGTGAGTGAGTTATCAACAAAGTCCCATTCGACAACGACGTTC encodes:
- a CDS encoding winged helix-turn-helix transcriptional regulator, whose translation is MRWKVFLLVFFMGTMCLIAYEYASTDDTRSSSVNFPASEIDNTYPATILNPPIHAMLFDLLSSLSAVIPLPFEIIASIGLWSYLGYRRVFRKNTLENENRLKIYETIKNQPGMHVSAISQETGLNSGTVQYHLKILQVTGKVISHRERGLKRYYRNVGGIPPGTNTNENHLDNDTEKAIVNLLIRNPGLSRKDIATMIDISGPSVTWHMARLHKAQLVRIEKDGKYKRYYSNPREAEEVLDEPLTGVMKTSSCEIMS